One Pseudomonas sp. HOU2 genomic window carries:
- a CDS encoding methyltransferase: MPAKGVETSHVLTGEALLARFTALDAFLLEHQALWKPRPFTHRSLPWETAYPELASWLRGRSLEDAERAHNHPADLIDAPEPFAALAALSTELSAVGELPGHTLETPGHRLNVDVPGRKWLQIEAFASRLSFASPPAHWLDWCSGKGHLGRRLLGAGQQLTCVEYDPALVASGQALSQRHHLHALHVEQDVLSADAATVLSAHHTPVALHACGDLHVRLMQLASAAGCQQMAIAPCCYNRINRNEYQALSSAGLRSALQLSLEDLALPMSETVTAGARVRRQRDTSMARRLAFDLLQRQVREVDEYLPTPSLPSAWLDKPFADYCRDLAALKELSTIGTPDWQALEAAGWQRLAEVRNLELLRGLFRRPLELWLNLDRAIFLAERGYVVRLGTFCDAPLTPRNFLLLAERA, encoded by the coding sequence ATGCCTGCCAAGGGCGTTGAAACTTCCCACGTGCTGACGGGCGAGGCCCTACTCGCCCGCTTCACCGCGCTGGATGCTTTTTTGCTTGAGCATCAGGCGCTGTGGAAACCTCGTCCATTCACTCATCGTTCGCTTCCATGGGAAACCGCCTACCCCGAATTGGCTTCCTGGCTACGCGGACGATCGCTGGAAGATGCAGAGCGGGCGCATAACCACCCTGCCGACCTCATCGATGCCCCGGAGCCGTTCGCTGCATTGGCGGCGCTGTCGACTGAGCTGAGCGCGGTCGGTGAATTGCCGGGACATACGCTGGAAACCCCAGGACATCGATTGAACGTCGATGTGCCGGGGCGCAAGTGGCTGCAGATCGAAGCCTTCGCCAGTCGCTTGTCTTTCGCCTCGCCGCCGGCGCATTGGCTGGACTGGTGTTCCGGCAAAGGACATTTAGGTCGGCGTCTGTTGGGCGCGGGACAACAACTGACTTGTGTCGAATACGATCCGGCGTTGGTCGCCAGTGGTCAGGCCCTGAGTCAGCGTCATCATTTGCACGCCCTGCATGTCGAGCAGGATGTGCTGTCCGCAGATGCGGCCACAGTGTTGAGCGCTCATCACACCCCCGTCGCCCTGCACGCCTGCGGCGATCTGCATGTGCGCCTGATGCAACTGGCAAGCGCTGCCGGATGTCAGCAGATGGCCATCGCCCCGTGCTGCTACAACCGGATCAATCGCAACGAGTACCAGGCCTTGTCCTCAGCGGGTTTGCGATCCGCCCTACAGCTCTCGCTCGAAGATCTGGCGCTGCCCATGAGCGAAACCGTCACCGCCGGTGCAAGAGTCCGACGTCAGCGCGACACCTCCATGGCCCGACGCCTGGCTTTCGATTTGCTGCAACGGCAGGTACGTGAAGTAGATGAATACCTGCCCACCCCGTCCCTGCCCAGCGCCTGGCTGGACAAACCTTTCGCCGATTACTGCCGCGATCTGGCTGCATTGAAGGAGTTATCCACAATCGGCACGCCAGATTGGCAGGCACTGGAAGCCGCTGGTTGGCAGCGGTTGGCCGAAGTTCGCAACCTGGAATTACTGCGCGGACTGTTCCGACGACCGCTGGAGCTTTGGCTGAATCTTGATCGAGCCATTTTCCTCGCCGAACGGGGATACGTCGTACGCCTCGGCACCTTCTGCGACGCACCGCTGACGCCGCGTAATTTTCTGCTGCTGGCCGAGCGCGCTTGA
- a CDS encoding response regulator — protein MNVNWEGLLPIEGLVIVVEDDPTLRGLMADILADIAADVIEFGTADDALTYLLEHRGECSLAIVDHGLPGQIQGAEFIELAKTRWPAIATILTSGYLIEPATVPSGTIYLHKPWSMDDFVNSVSALLQPGHGSTCTTAES, from the coding sequence GTGAATGTGAATTGGGAGGGTTTGCTGCCGATCGAGGGGCTGGTCATCGTTGTTGAGGATGACCCTACCCTTCGCGGACTTATGGCGGACATCTTGGCCGATATCGCCGCCGACGTTATAGAGTTTGGGACAGCCGACGACGCGCTGACCTACCTACTCGAGCACCGAGGGGAATGCTCCCTCGCAATAGTTGATCACGGGTTGCCTGGGCAAATTCAAGGCGCGGAGTTTATCGAGCTAGCCAAGACCCGTTGGCCCGCGATCGCCACAATCCTGACGTCGGGATATTTGATCGAACCAGCAACCGTGCCATCGGGGACTATTTATCTTCACAAGCCATGGTCGATGGACGACTTTGTGAACTCCGTAAGTGCCCTACTGCAGCCTGGTCATGGTTCGACATGCACGACCGCGGAATCGTAG
- a CDS encoding type II toxin-antitoxin system antitoxin SocA domain-containing protein, with product MFSAKSIANYFLELAKASGQPISPMKLQKLVYYAHGWYAGYTDRPLINEAVEAWQYGPVIPSLYHEFKRFGSGTIEGKAFEYDALGVREASPPADPDIRTFLQNVFNSYGQYSGIRLSEMTHATGTPWDTTWSECKGMRGVDIPFPKIASYFKEAVQKTQQAAQA from the coding sequence GTGTTCAGTGCTAAATCGATTGCTAATTACTTCCTGGAACTGGCCAAAGCCAGCGGGCAGCCTATTAGCCCGATGAAGCTGCAGAAGCTGGTCTATTACGCGCATGGATGGTACGCGGGATACACCGATCGTCCACTAATCAACGAGGCGGTGGAGGCTTGGCAGTATGGCCCCGTGATTCCATCCCTTTACCACGAATTTAAGCGTTTCGGATCGGGGACGATCGAGGGTAAGGCTTTCGAATATGACGCTTTAGGTGTCCGTGAAGCATCGCCGCCTGCGGATCCGGATATCCGAACTTTTCTCCAGAACGTGTTTAACAGCTACGGCCAGTACTCGGGTATTCGTTTGTCTGAAATGACCCACGCTACTGGTACACCGTGGGACACCACCTGGAGTGAATGCAAGGGTATGCGGGGCGTCGATATACCGTTCCCTAAAATTGCCTCGTACTTCAAGGAAGCGGTGCAAAAAACACAACAGGCGGCTCAAGCTTGA
- a CDS encoding ABC transporter permease: MNWEVIIKWLPKLAQGATLTLELVAIAVIAGLLLAIPLGIARSSKLWYVRALPYAYIFFFRGTPLLVQLFLVYYGLAQFDAVRNSALWPYLRDPFWCTTATMTLHTAAYIAEILRGAIQAIPPGEIEAARALGMSKPKAMFYIMLPRAARIGLPAYSNEVILMLKASALASTVTLLELTGMARTIIARTYLPVEIFFAAGVFYLLMSYVLVRGFKLLERWLRVDACQGR, translated from the coding sequence ATGAACTGGGAAGTGATCATCAAGTGGCTACCGAAACTGGCGCAGGGCGCGACCCTGACCCTGGAACTGGTGGCGATTGCCGTGATTGCCGGCCTGTTGCTGGCCATTCCGCTGGGCATCGCCCGCTCTTCGAAGCTGTGGTACGTGCGCGCATTGCCCTACGCCTACATCTTCTTTTTCCGTGGCACGCCGTTGCTGGTGCAACTGTTTCTGGTCTATTACGGCCTGGCGCAGTTCGATGCGGTGCGCAACAGCGCACTGTGGCCGTACCTGCGCGATCCGTTCTGGTGTACCACCGCGACCATGACCCTGCACACGGCGGCGTACATCGCCGAAATTCTGCGCGGCGCGATCCAGGCGATTCCGCCCGGCGAAATCGAAGCGGCACGAGCGCTGGGCATGTCCAAGCCCAAGGCGATGTTCTACATCATGCTGCCGCGAGCGGCGCGCATCGGCCTGCCGGCCTACAGCAACGAAGTGATCCTGATGCTCAAGGCCAGCGCACTGGCGAGCACCGTGACCTTGCTGGAACTGACCGGCATGGCCCGCACGATCATCGCGCGCACCTACCTGCCGGTGGAAATCTTCTTCGCCGCCGGCGTGTTCTATCTGCTGATGTCCTACGTGCTGGTGCGCGGCTTCAAGCTGCTGGAGCGCTGGCTGCGCGTCGATGCCTGCCAAGGGCGTTGA